From Phycodurus eques isolate BA_2022a chromosome 1, UOR_Pequ_1.1, whole genome shotgun sequence, one genomic window encodes:
- the LOC133403061 gene encoding calcitonin gene-related peptide type 1 receptor-like isoform X2: MDCFMFLLVMCSLCKSGQLLATESSEDDYQEHLNHYGEHPATIAMAQYKCFQRMVRGDNHRKSQTMGPMCNMTWDGWLCWDETEAGLLTEQSCPDYYKDFDPHALASKVCTETGNWWRHPESNRTWTNFTNCQANTTHHGTVAMTHFYLVMIGHGLSMVSLIISLGIFFHFKSLSCQRITLHKNLFVSFVLNSVITVVWLTKASCKLLMFIHLYLLSCNYFWMLCEGIYLHTLIVVAVFAEKQHLMWYYLLGWGFPLVPALLHSIARHCYYNDKCWVSSDTSLLYIIHGPICAALVVNLFFLLNIVRVLITKLRVTHQAESSLYMRAVRATLILIPLLGIQFVLLPYKPQEHWVSEIYLYVMEILMHYQGLLVSTIFCFFNGEVQSVLRRHWNQQQMQFAGTFVNADLFRSASYVASSLTEVHRCYSIESHTEQTNGKTYSDIFRSDSPFV, translated from the exons ATGGACTGCTTCATGTTTCTCCTGGTGATGTGCTCCCTGTGCAAG TCGGGTCAGCTGCTTGCAACTGAAAGTTCTGAAGATGACTATCAGGAACATCTGAACCATTATGGGGAACATCCTGCAACAATCGCCATGGCCCAGTACAAGTGCTTCCAGCGGATGGTGAGAGGAGACAATCACCGCAAATCCCAAACAATGG GACCAATGTGCAACATGACATGGGATGGTTGGTTGTGCTGGGATGAAACCGAAGCAGGACTCTTAACAGAGCAGAGCTGCCCAGACTATTATAAAGACTTTGACCCTCATG CGCTAGCATCCAAAGTCTGTACGGAAACAGGCAATTGGTGGCGTCACCCAGAGAGCAACCGGACATGGACAAACTTTACCAACTGCCAAGCCAATACAACACATCATGGCACG GTGGCAATGACTCATTTCTATCTGGTCATGATTGGTCACGGGCTGTCAATGGTCTCATTGATCATATCACTGGGAATATTCTTCCATTTTAA GAGTCTGAGCTGCCAGAGGATCACACTACACAAGAACCTCTTTGTGTCATTCGTTCTGAACTCTGTCATCACTGTTGTGTGGCTGACAAAG GCGAGCTGCAAGCTGCTCATGTTCATCCACCTCTACCTGTTGAGCTGCAACTACTTCTGGATGCTGTGTGAGGGCATCTACCTGCACACTCTGATTGTGGTGGCCGTGTTTGCAGAGAAACAGCATCTCATGTGGTATTATCTGCTTGGCTGGG GTTTCCCCCTGGTGCCAGCACTGTTGCATTCCATAGCACGCCACTGCTACTATAATGACAA GTGCTGGGTTAGCTCGGATACATCCCTACTGTACATCATCCATGGGCCGATCTGCGCTGCATTGGTG GTGAACCTCTTTTTCCTTTTGAACATTGTGCGGGTTCTCATCACTAAACTGAGAGTTACACACCAGGCTGAGTCCAGCCTGTACATGCGGGCGGTGAGGGCCACACTCATCCTCATTCCGCTGCTCGGCATTCAGTTTGTGCTGCTGCCTTACAAGCCTCAGGAGCACTGGGTCTCTGAGATATATCTCTACGTCATGGAGATCCTCATGCACTATCAG GGTCTCCTTGTGTCCACCATATTCTGCTTCTTTAATGGGGAG GTTCAGAGCGTTCTGCGGAGACACTGGAATCAGCAGCAGATGCAGTTTGCCGGCACATTTGTCAACGCCGACCTCTTCCGCTCGGCCTCCTACGTGGCGTCATCGCTCACCGAGGTCCACCGTTGCTACAGCATCGAAAGTCACACCGAGCAGACTAACGGAAAAACCTATTCGGACATATTCCGATCTGACAGCCCATTTGTGTGA
- the LOC133403061 gene encoding calcitonin gene-related peptide type 1 receptor-like isoform X1, producing MDCFMFLLVMCSLCKSGQLLATESSEDDYQEHLNHYGEHPATIAMAQYKCFQRMVRGDNHRKSQTMGPMCNMTWDGWLCWDETEAGLLTEQSCPDYYKDFDPHALASKVCTETGNWWRHPESNRTWTNFTNCQANTTHHGTVAMTHFYLVMIGHGLSMVSLIISLGIFFHFKSLSCQRITLHKNLFVSFVLNSVITVVWLTKVAKKQGYTYNDSASCKLLMFIHLYLLSCNYFWMLCEGIYLHTLIVVAVFAEKQHLMWYYLLGWGFPLVPALLHSIARHCYYNDKCWVSSDTSLLYIIHGPICAALVVNLFFLLNIVRVLITKLRVTHQAESSLYMRAVRATLILIPLLGIQFVLLPYKPQEHWVSEIYLYVMEILMHYQGLLVSTIFCFFNGEVQSVLRRHWNQQQMQFAGTFVNADLFRSASYVASSLTEVHRCYSIESHTEQTNGKTYSDIFRSDSPFV from the exons ATGGACTGCTTCATGTTTCTCCTGGTGATGTGCTCCCTGTGCAAG TCGGGTCAGCTGCTTGCAACTGAAAGTTCTGAAGATGACTATCAGGAACATCTGAACCATTATGGGGAACATCCTGCAACAATCGCCATGGCCCAGTACAAGTGCTTCCAGCGGATGGTGAGAGGAGACAATCACCGCAAATCCCAAACAATGG GACCAATGTGCAACATGACATGGGATGGTTGGTTGTGCTGGGATGAAACCGAAGCAGGACTCTTAACAGAGCAGAGCTGCCCAGACTATTATAAAGACTTTGACCCTCATG CGCTAGCATCCAAAGTCTGTACGGAAACAGGCAATTGGTGGCGTCACCCAGAGAGCAACCGGACATGGACAAACTTTACCAACTGCCAAGCCAATACAACACATCATGGCACG GTGGCAATGACTCATTTCTATCTGGTCATGATTGGTCACGGGCTGTCAATGGTCTCATTGATCATATCACTGGGAATATTCTTCCATTTTAA GAGTCTGAGCTGCCAGAGGATCACACTACACAAGAACCTCTTTGTGTCATTCGTTCTGAACTCTGTCATCACTGTTGTGTGGCTGACAAAGGTGGCCAAGAAACAAGGGTATACGTACAACGACTCA GCGAGCTGCAAGCTGCTCATGTTCATCCACCTCTACCTGTTGAGCTGCAACTACTTCTGGATGCTGTGTGAGGGCATCTACCTGCACACTCTGATTGTGGTGGCCGTGTTTGCAGAGAAACAGCATCTCATGTGGTATTATCTGCTTGGCTGGG GTTTCCCCCTGGTGCCAGCACTGTTGCATTCCATAGCACGCCACTGCTACTATAATGACAA GTGCTGGGTTAGCTCGGATACATCCCTACTGTACATCATCCATGGGCCGATCTGCGCTGCATTGGTG GTGAACCTCTTTTTCCTTTTGAACATTGTGCGGGTTCTCATCACTAAACTGAGAGTTACACACCAGGCTGAGTCCAGCCTGTACATGCGGGCGGTGAGGGCCACACTCATCCTCATTCCGCTGCTCGGCATTCAGTTTGTGCTGCTGCCTTACAAGCCTCAGGAGCACTGGGTCTCTGAGATATATCTCTACGTCATGGAGATCCTCATGCACTATCAG GGTCTCCTTGTGTCCACCATATTCTGCTTCTTTAATGGGGAG GTTCAGAGCGTTCTGCGGAGACACTGGAATCAGCAGCAGATGCAGTTTGCCGGCACATTTGTCAACGCCGACCTCTTCCGCTCGGCCTCCTACGTGGCGTCATCGCTCACCGAGGTCCACCGTTGCTACAGCATCGAAAGTCACACCGAGCAGACTAACGGAAAAACCTATTCGGACATATTCCGATCTGACAGCCCATTTGTGTGA